GAAATATTGATACTACTTTTGGGATGCTTGGAGTTCAAGGAGCTAGTGTTTCTTCTAATTCACCAAATTTGTGGGATAGGCCAAAAAAACCAAGAGAAACGCTTCACCCATTTTGCTTGGAAATTGTTCCTCAATTTTCTTCAGAAGAAACTCCGGTTCATGAAAAAGATTTGGAAATCGCAGTTGACATGCAGTTTCAGAAAAAAGCATTTAGAGATTTGTCTAAATCTTAAATTTAGGAAAAGTTATTGTACATCTTACGTACTAAATTATAGATGAATTCTGCACGCTCTTTGCGGCGTGCATGTTTATCGTGTGATGTTTGTAAGGCGCGGTTTTCCATGTTAATTTCGGGACCAAATGCTATTTGAATCGGCCCATAACTCACTGTTCGCGATTCTCCTAGTTCTACTTGGATGGTTTTGGGAGGAGGTAGGATAGCATAGGTTTTTAAAGCTAGAGGATAAAAATGCGTAGGGTGTAAAGAGCGTTTAGCTATGAGATAAAACATTTCAATGCTAGGAGGATCAAAATCTGCTACTTCAATAACTCCTTTGCTATTGCTTCTATCTCGACCACCACTAGGGGCCACATAGATAATATTCCCTCCTTTTTTTAAAAGGCAACTCATAGTATCCATGGTTTTTTTATTGTGTAGCTGCTTTTTCATTTTCAGTTCTGGAGGATTATCA
This is a stretch of genomic DNA from Candidatus Rhabdochlamydia oedothoracis. It encodes these proteins:
- a CDS encoding 1-acyl-sn-glycerol-3-phosphate acyltransferase, coding for MHGFYTEYKAAALQTREKTEQIFLTFLELVLLQCADPFSFSHYHQRLRRYFDYHKFALDFVRPLIDISSSSLKGELYLEEIDSHLKNKDNVILFANHQSEGDPQMINILLEKKLPKIAEELIFVAGDRVISDPLAVPLSLGCNLLCIYSKRYIDNPPELKMKKQLHNKKTMDTMSCLLKKGGNIIYVAPSGGRDRSNSKGVIEVADFDPPSIEMFYLIAKRSLHPTHFYPLALKTYAILPPPKTIQVELGESRTVSYGPIQIAFGPEINMENRALQTSHDKHARRKERAEFIYNLVRKMYNNFS